ACTTATCTTCCACAATATCCGTAGGGACAAAATTTACGCTTCCTTCATCCACATTATCGTTGATTCCCATAGCATAGAGGATGTTTTGCTGTTTCTCAAAACGCATATTTTCGTTGATTCTACCACTTAATCCAGTGGCCAAAAAAGCGAGTATGGACCCTACCACGATTACCATAACCGAGGCAAAAACCACGGTGTATACATTTTTATCTGTATTGATTGCCATAATTAAACCGTTTCTACTTTTAGTTCTTCAGCCTTACCGTCCGTATCCTTTGGGAGCACAACGGCGTTCTTAAATCTTTTCATTCTCCTATTTATGTTGGCTTTCACCACATAATGATCAATGGTAGGAGCGAATACGTTCATCAAAAGTATCGCCAAGAAAACTCCCTCTGGATAAGCGGGATTGAAAACCCTTATCATTACCGAAATAAAACCGATAAAGAAGCCGTAAATCCATTTTCCCCTATTGGTCTGCGAACCCGTTACGGGATCGGTCGCCATATAGACAATACCAAATGCCAAACCACCAACAATTAGGTGTTTCCAAAAATCAAAACTCATCAAGCCATAAAATTTACTGGTCTCGGTTATCCAACCAAATTCTACAACTTGGTTAAAAATGAATCCCATGACCAAGGAACCGATTATGGCACTCAACATTATCCTCCAACTGGCAATCTTACTAAAAACCAAAAAGAGTCCTCCGATCAAAATCAAAAGCGTAGAAGTTTCTCCCACTGAACCAGGAATAAAACCAAAGAACATGTCCGAGACGGAATAACTTATATCCGCATTTTGGGCCAAAGACCCCAGAATGGTCTCGCCGGATATGGCATCGGGGCCACCGGCCCTTTCCACGGCACCGTGTACCCAGACCTTGTCACCACTCATCCATGTAGGGTAGGCAAAAAATAGAAAGGCCCGTATTGTAAGTGCTGGATTCAAAATATTCATCCCTGTACCGCCAAATACTTCCTTACCGATTACCACCCCAAAAACAACGGCAACGGCCAACATCCATAGTGGGGTATCCACAGGAACGATCAAAGGAACCAACATTCCCGTTACCAAGTATCCCTCTTCTACTTCATGGCCTTTTATAACAGCAAATATAAACTCAACAATAAGGCCCACACCATAGGATACGATTACCAAGGGTAAGACCTTAAGTATACCAATCCAAAAATTATCCCATGTCAAAAAGTTTTCGAACAAAGACAAACTGCGAGGTGTTCCATTTGCCGCATCAATGGCGGCAAAGTGTTGGTATCCCGCATTGAACATGGAAAAAATAAGCACGGGTACAAGTGCCATGATGACCGTGTTCATGGTTCTCTTCAAATCATCGGCCGCCTTTACGTGCGTGCCGCCATGTGTGGTTTCATTAGGAGTAAACAAGAATGTATGGAAGGCATTGAAGGCAGGCGCCATCTTTTTACCCTGATACTTCAGTTTTAACTCATGCATTTTACTTTTTAAGCTCATATCTTATCCTATTTCTTTTTGCAATAAATCCAATCCTTCACGAATGATTTTTTGATGGGGTTGTTTGGAAATACAAATAAATTCAGTTAAAGAAAAATCCTCAGGTGCCACTTCATAAAGTCCTAATTGTTCCATTTCATCCAAGTCCTGAACCATACAGGCCTTTAAAAGCTGTAATGGGTAAATATCCATTGGAAAAACCTCCTCATACTGCCCAGTTACCACAAATGCCCTGTGTTCGCCATTGGTGTTCGTGGTCAAGTCGTACTTCTTCTTGGGTTGCAACCATGAAAAAGTCAATGCTCTAGTTGTTGAAACTTTATTGAAAATGGGTTTGTTCCATCCAAATAATTCATAATCATCCCCTTCCGGGATAACCGTTACAGCATTGTTATAGAATCCCAAATGCCCGTCAGGCCCGCTTTTTAATCCCGTAAGAACATCGCCGTTAATGACCCTGAAGTTTTCTTCGTTTACACCGCTGGCATATAAAAAAGTAGAAATTTCAGCACCTATTTTGGTAGTGTAGTATTTAGGGGATTTAACGGATGAACCAGCCAAGGCCACGATTCTTTCAGCATTGAACTTTCCAGTCAAGAAATATTCCCCGATGATGACCAAATCATGAGGGGATACGGTCCATACCAACTCACCTTTATTGATAGGGTCAATTTTATTTATCTGTGTTCCGACCAATCCCGCAGGATGTGGACCAGAAACCTTGTGCAGCTCGATACCTTTTAGACCGGCCAATGGAGAGTTCCCCGAAGCACCCACGGAAACATGAATTTTTCCTGGGGTAAGTTTGGCCAAAGCGGATATGGCCGCCTGCAATTCTTCTTCCTTTCCCTTTAACACATAATCAAAATCGGCCGCCAAGGGAGCTGTTGCATAGCCTGAAATAAAAATTGCCTTGGGCGTTGTCTTGGGATCGGCAATTACGTCATAGGGACGTTGCTTAACGAAAGGCCAGCATCCAGATTTCAAAAGAGCGGCCTTGATATCCTGCCCTGATGCCTTTTCCAAATCCATCTTTTTGTGCTCGACCACCTCTTGGTTCTTATCGGCCAGAATCTTTACCTTGAGGATTCTTCTTCGTGCGCCCCTTTCTATTTCAACCAATTCCCCACTAACAGGGGAAACGAACAGCATCTCCTCATTACCTTTATTGTAGAACAAGGGTTCCCCAGCTTTTACCTCGGCCCCTTCCTTCAATAACATCTTTGGAGTTATTCCGTGAAAATCATTAAGATTGATTGTGTAAACATTGCTCAGGACCGCTTTTGAAGTAGACAATTCGGCAGCTCCTACCAAATTGATATCCAGTCCTTTTTTAATTCGAATGTCCTTTGACATATTATTGTAGACCTTAGGTTAACAAAATTTGCTGCGAATTTACTACTAAATGAAAAGTTTTCATAATAATTAACCATAATTTAGGCATTCCATCGAGGTAAATTTTTTAGGCATCCTTTTTGTTTACCTTTAAGCCAAATATTATTGTTAAATGCGATTATTCCTTAAACAAATATCGTTAAGTATACTTTGCCTACAAAGTATGATTGGCCAGGTCCAAAAAGAAAAAAACCCGCCCGACCATATTAAGTCCATCGTATTCAGGGGGCCTACGGACGATCAATTCCCAGTGGTACAGATTGGTGAAACCATTAAGCTGGAATTTGACGACCTCTTGGCAAATGAACAGGATTACTATTATAAGATTATTCACTGTGATTATGACTGGACTCCTTCGGACCTGCTAAAATCCCAATACTTGGATGGTATAGATAACCAACGTATCATTAATTACGAGAATAGTTACACTACTTTGGAGACCTATTCCAATTACCAGCTCACCATCCCGAACGAAAATGTGCGCCTCAAGGTAACCGGTAACTTTCTAATTGAAATTTATAACAACAGTTACGAACTCCAATTCTCAAGAAGGTTTATCGTATATAAGGATATTGTAAAAGTAGGTGCAGAGGTGAAGCGTTCGCGGGATTTTAATTTTCTGAACGAAAAGCAAGTGGTTCACTTTAGAATCAATCCGGGTAATTTTCAATTGGTAAATCCCAAACAAGAGGTGAAAGTGGCCTTAATTCAGAACAATCATTGGGACAATGCCATCTATGATATAAAACCACAATTTACTTTGGGATCGGAATTGGTCTATAGATATGACCAAGAAACCGCATTCTTTGGAGGTAATGAGTATTTATTGTTCGACACCAGTGATTTGCGCGCACCCAGTTCACAAATTGCAAGAATAGAAATGGGAGATCTTTACAATCATTACCTTTTTAGTGATGATTTTAGGGCCAATGAGCCCTACACCTATTTTCCTGATATTAATGGCGACTTTGTCATTAGGACCTTGCAAGGTGATGATGCCTCTAGGGAAGCAGAATACACCAAAGTCCATTTTAGCCTCCCGTACACGGAAGTCCTGGGACTTGATGATGTCTATATTTTTGGGAAATTCAACAACTATGACCTATCCGAAGAAAACAAAATGTTATATAATCCGGAGACAGGAATGATGGAGGCCACCTTGGTACTAAAACAAGGATTTTACAATTATAAATACGTTACCAAAAACGATGCCGGGGAAATAAATTTGAATATTGTGGGCGGTAATTTCCATTTTACGGAAAACAATTATTTGATCTTGGTATATTACAGAAATTTTGGAGACCTTTACGATAGTATTATAGGAGTGGGCTCAACAAATTCCAGAACCATCAGCAACTGATTTCAAGGGTCCCCAATAAGCCAACAACCCATGGAGACCAAACCAAGTGTTAATACTAAAGGCCGATATCAACTGCGATATAGGGGGGTAGAATGCCTGAACTGTGGTCACCCATTGGATATTAGTGACAAGTACTGCCCAAATTGTTCACAGGCCAACAGTACCAAAAAGCTGACACTAAAGGATTTTTTCGAGGAATTTTTTTCCAATATTATTTCCTACGATTCCAAATTGTTCAGAACCCTTGGGTCACTCCTATTGCGCCCTGGTAGGATTACCAAAGCATATATCTCTGGGCGACGTGTTTCCTATACAAACCCCTTTAGGTTTCTTCTGAGCTTGGCCATCATTTACTTTCTTTTGGTTGGTTTTTCCAGCAATTTTGAACGATTAAATCGATTTGGCTCTGAGTCCAATCAACTCCCTATCAATTTTGGAAGCACTCTTATGGAAGAGTTTGATTTTGGGGAAGCAGAGAAGGACACGGAACAAATGTTGGCCCAATTGGACTCCTTGGAACTCAAAGAGCTCATTTCCGAACAAATGCGGATTAAGGATTCCATTATCCTTGCCGACCCAAAAAAACAAATTGAGGCTGCTTCTGAAAAATCCCTTTTAGGTTCTTTGTTTCGCAAACGTGAAATATTTTCAACCTTGATTCAAAAGGACACCTTATACGTCTTTGATGATGCTAGGGAAAAGTATTCACTTGAAGGCAATTGGCACAACAATGTATCCTTCAATATGGCGCAAAGTTTAATCCGGGTAAAAAGACAGCCAGGGGCCTATTTGAGTTCCGTTTTTTCAAAGTTGCCATTTACCACATTTTTCTTTTTACCGGTGTTCTCAATTTTCATTTGGTTGGCCTATATCAGAAAAAAACATACTTATACCGATCATTTGATCTTTAGTTTCCACAATCAATCTTTGTTCTTTATCTTGCTCATTATTAGCTATTTGATTGATAGTGTTTTTGGGATAGCCACCAATGGTATTTTTATCTTGATTTTTGCAGTTTACCTGTATAAGGCCATGCGAAATTTTTATGATCAAGGTAGGTTTAAAACTATTGTTAAATATATTTTCCTAAATACTATTTTCGTTATTTTAGCTTTTGTAGGAGCTGCACTATTGTTTGCAGGTAGTATGTTCACCTATTAAGAATTATGACAACACAAGTTACCAAAGGCATTAAGATTTCGGTTAAAACGAATTTTGAAGGCACCTTCTTCAAAAATTACAAAATGCATTATGCTTTTGGATATACCATAACGATTGAGAACCAAAGTAAGGATTCCGTTCAACTTACCTCTCGCCATTGGAGAATCTATGACTCCTTGAACGATGTTGAAACTTTGGATGGCGAAGGCGTAATCGGAAAAAAACCTGTAATAAAGCCTGGGGAGTCCCACACTTATAATTCTGGGTGTCTCTTAACTTCTCCCATCGGAGCCATGAAAGGTCATTACAACATGATTAATTTCTCTACGACAGAAAATTTTAGGGTTTACATCCCAACATTCAAATTCAGTGCGCCTTTTGCCTTAAACTAAATAGCTTTTAACCTCAAATTAGTTTTTAGTGCAATACCCTTTTAGTACTTTTGGTCAACTACTAATTTTAAAAATAAAAATTGACCATGGGCAAAGGATTTTTTCAAGTACCGGCCGCCATTAATGAGCCAATCAAAAGCTATGCGCCAGGCACACCTGAGCGCGACGAAGTCTTAAAACAATATAAATCCTATTACAATAGTACAATTGATGTACCAATGTATATTGGACGTAATGAGGTAAGGACGGGTAATACCAAGCCAATG
The nucleotide sequence above comes from Maribacter algicola. Encoded proteins:
- the apaG gene encoding Co2+/Mg2+ efflux protein ApaG produces the protein MTTQVTKGIKISVKTNFEGTFFKNYKMHYAFGYTITIENQSKDSVQLTSRHWRIYDSLNDVETLDGEGVIGKKPVIKPGESHTYNSGCLLTSPIGAMKGHYNMINFSTTENFRVYIPTFKFSAPFALN
- a CDS encoding NADH:ubiquinone reductase (Na(+)-transporting) subunit B; translation: MSLKSKMHELKLKYQGKKMAPAFNAFHTFLFTPNETTHGGTHVKAADDLKRTMNTVIMALVPVLIFSMFNAGYQHFAAIDAANGTPRSLSLFENFLTWDNFWIGILKVLPLVIVSYGVGLIVEFIFAVIKGHEVEEGYLVTGMLVPLIVPVDTPLWMLAVAVVFGVVIGKEVFGGTGMNILNPALTIRAFLFFAYPTWMSGDKVWVHGAVERAGGPDAISGETILGSLAQNADISYSVSDMFFGFIPGSVGETSTLLILIGGLFLVFSKIASWRIMLSAIIGSLVMGFIFNQVVEFGWITETSKFYGLMSFDFWKHLIVGGLAFGIVYMATDPVTGSQTNRGKWIYGFFIGFISVMIRVFNPAYPEGVFLAILLMNVFAPTIDHYVVKANINRRMKRFKNAVVLPKDTDGKAEELKVETV
- a CDS encoding DUF3667 domain-containing protein, producing the protein METKPSVNTKGRYQLRYRGVECLNCGHPLDISDKYCPNCSQANSTKKLTLKDFFEEFFSNIISYDSKLFRTLGSLLLRPGRITKAYISGRRVSYTNPFRFLLSLAIIYFLLVGFSSNFERLNRFGSESNQLPINFGSTLMEEFDFGEAEKDTEQMLAQLDSLELKELISEQMRIKDSIILADPKKQIEAASEKSLLGSLFRKREIFSTLIQKDTLYVFDDAREKYSLEGNWHNNVSFNMAQSLIRVKRQPGAYLSSVFSKLPFTTFFFLPVFSIFIWLAYIRKKHTYTDHLIFSFHNQSLFFILLIISYLIDSVFGIATNGIFILIFAVYLYKAMRNFYDQGRFKTIVKYIFLNTIFVILAFVGAALLFAGSMFTY
- a CDS encoding Na(+)-translocating NADH-quinone reductase subunit A, with the translated sequence MSKDIRIKKGLDINLVGAAELSTSKAVLSNVYTINLNDFHGITPKMLLKEGAEVKAGEPLFYNKGNEEMLFVSPVSGELVEIERGARRRILKVKILADKNQEVVEHKKMDLEKASGQDIKAALLKSGCWPFVKQRPYDVIADPKTTPKAIFISGYATAPLAADFDYVLKGKEEELQAAISALAKLTPGKIHVSVGASGNSPLAGLKGIELHKVSGPHPAGLVGTQINKIDPINKGELVWTVSPHDLVIIGEYFLTGKFNAERIVALAGSSVKSPKYYTTKIGAEISTFLYASGVNEENFRVINGDVLTGLKSGPDGHLGFYNNAVTVIPEGDDYELFGWNKPIFNKVSTTRALTFSWLQPKKKYDLTTNTNGEHRAFVVTGQYEEVFPMDIYPLQLLKACMVQDLDEMEQLGLYEVAPEDFSLTEFICISKQPHQKIIREGLDLLQKEIG
- a CDS encoding type IX secretion system plug protein, whose protein sequence is MRLFLKQISLSILCLQSMIGQVQKEKNPPDHIKSIVFRGPTDDQFPVVQIGETIKLEFDDLLANEQDYYYKIIHCDYDWTPSDLLKSQYLDGIDNQRIINYENSYTTLETYSNYQLTIPNENVRLKVTGNFLIEIYNNSYELQFSRRFIVYKDIVKVGAEVKRSRDFNFLNEKQVVHFRINPGNFQLVNPKQEVKVALIQNNHWDNAIYDIKPQFTLGSELVYRYDQETAFFGGNEYLLFDTSDLRAPSSQIARIEMGDLYNHYLFSDDFRANEPYTYFPDINGDFVIRTLQGDDASREAEYTKVHFSLPYTEVLGLDDVYIFGKFNNYDLSEENKMLYNPETGMMEATLVLKQGFYNYKYVTKNDAGEINLNIVGGNFHFTENNYLILVYYRNFGDLYDSIIGVGSTNSRTISN